In one Paraburkholderia megapolitana genomic region, the following are encoded:
- the uca gene encoding urea carboxylase, with amino-acid sequence MFDTVLIANRGAIACRILRTLRELDVTGVAVYSEADRASRHVSLADSAHSLGDGAASVTYLDVERILQIARAERVQAIHPGYGFLSENAAFAQACEAAGIAFIGPTPEQLRAFGLKHTARAIAAAEQIPMLEGTGLLDDLDAALTAAARIGFPVMLKSTAGGGGIGMRVCRSAEELAAQFDVVKRLGQNNFSDAGVFIEKYIEKARHLEVQIFGDGKGAALALGVRDCSVQRRNQKVLEETPAPNLPDAIADALCAAAIRLAQAVNYRSAGTVEFVYDSDAARFYFLEVNTRLQVEHGVTEQVWGVDLVRWMIELAAGTLAPLDELAKHLRPSGHAIQARLYAEDPGRDFKPCPGLLTEVSFPSADGRALRIDTWIEAGCEVPPWFDPMLAKLIAWSPTRDDARAALDDALDATRIYGVETNRAYLRQILADTPFASGAPWTRCLEGLRYRATTVEVLTGGTQTTVQDHPGRLGYWAVGIPPSGPMDDRSLRLGNRLLDNDSDAAALEITMSGPTLRFNTDAVIAVTGAALAVTLDDVAQPMHTALFVAAGSTLALGAIRGAGARAYLCVRGGLDVARYLGSRSTFTLGQFGGHGGRALRAGDVLHLQSLADRSTGAALPHALTPRLEEVRTVRVIYGPHGAPEYFSARYIEQFLATEWEIHFNSSRTGVRLIGPKPEWTRADGGEAGLHPSNIHDNPYAVGAIDFTGDMPVILGPDGPSLGGFVCPVTIIEADLWQIGQLKAGDKVRFVPVDIAAAREAALARAREVAQLDAQAYTYVSEPPLLAIASGNRAQSVSSLASPIVLDIGHADERLVARLSGDTHLLLEIGPAELDIALRFRGHALMQALEALALPGVIDLTPGIRSLQVHYQPEQLPLATLLVQIEAHWQAVLQQRDLRVPSRIVHLPLSWDDPACRLAIDKYMTTVRPDAPWCPSNLEFIRRINDLESLEAVKQIVFDAHYLVMGLGDVYLGAPVATPLDPRHRLVTTKYNPARTWTAENSVGIGGAYLCVYGMEGPGGYQFVGRTLQMWNRYREIADFAGRPYLLRFFDQIRFYEVSADELLRIRADFPLGRYPLKIETAELSLADYQAFLAREAEGIARFRTRQQAAFEAERQRWHEADVSGATTEASEAITVEVGDAPLRDDQIAVDSEIAGNLWQVHVAPGATVAVGDVLLVIESMKMEISVVAPCAGTIGEIHVAPGSPVRAGQRVVVIDTV; translated from the coding sequence ATGTTCGATACCGTTCTCATCGCTAACCGCGGCGCGATTGCTTGCCGCATCCTGCGCACACTGCGCGAACTCGACGTTACAGGCGTCGCTGTCTATAGCGAAGCCGACCGCGCAAGCCGTCACGTGAGTCTCGCCGATTCGGCTCACAGCCTCGGAGACGGCGCGGCCAGCGTCACCTATCTCGACGTCGAACGCATCCTGCAAATTGCACGTGCCGAACGCGTGCAGGCCATTCATCCCGGCTACGGCTTCCTGTCGGAAAACGCGGCGTTCGCGCAAGCGTGCGAAGCGGCCGGTATCGCGTTCATCGGGCCGACGCCCGAACAGCTTCGCGCGTTCGGTCTGAAGCACACCGCGCGCGCGATCGCTGCCGCCGAGCAGATTCCGATGCTCGAAGGCACGGGTCTGCTCGACGATCTCGACGCAGCCCTGACCGCGGCAGCACGCATCGGTTTTCCGGTCATGCTGAAGAGCACGGCGGGCGGCGGCGGTATCGGTATGCGCGTATGCCGGTCGGCGGAAGAACTCGCCGCGCAGTTCGACGTCGTCAAGCGACTCGGGCAGAACAACTTCAGCGACGCAGGCGTGTTCATCGAGAAATACATCGAGAAGGCCCGGCACCTCGAAGTGCAGATCTTCGGCGACGGCAAAGGCGCCGCGCTCGCGCTTGGCGTGCGCGACTGCTCGGTGCAGCGGCGCAACCAGAAGGTGCTCGAAGAAACACCTGCGCCGAATCTCCCTGACGCTATTGCCGACGCGCTATGTGCCGCTGCAATCCGTCTGGCGCAGGCGGTCAACTATCGCTCGGCCGGTACCGTCGAGTTCGTCTACGACAGCGACGCCGCGCGCTTCTATTTTCTCGAAGTGAACACGCGTCTGCAGGTCGAGCACGGTGTAACCGAACAGGTGTGGGGCGTCGACCTCGTGCGCTGGATGATCGAACTCGCGGCGGGCACGCTTGCGCCGCTTGATGAACTCGCAAAGCATCTGCGCCCGTCGGGCCACGCAATCCAGGCCCGGCTTTACGCGGAAGATCCGGGCCGCGATTTCAAGCCGTGCCCGGGTTTGCTTACCGAGGTCTCGTTCCCTTCCGCCGATGGCCGCGCGTTGCGTATCGACACGTGGATCGAAGCGGGCTGCGAGGTGCCGCCGTGGTTCGATCCGATGCTCGCGAAGTTGATTGCGTGGTCGCCGACTCGCGACGATGCGCGTGCTGCGCTGGATGACGCACTTGACGCTACACGCATCTATGGTGTCGAGACGAATCGCGCCTACTTGCGGCAGATTCTCGCCGACACGCCATTCGCGAGCGGTGCACCGTGGACCCGTTGTCTCGAAGGCTTGCGCTATCGGGCCACAACTGTCGAGGTACTTACTGGCGGTACGCAGACGACGGTGCAGGACCACCCAGGCCGGCTCGGCTACTGGGCGGTCGGCATCCCACCGTCGGGTCCGATGGACGATCGTTCGCTGCGCCTCGGCAACCGGCTGCTCGACAACGACAGCGATGCGGCCGCGCTCGAAATCACGATGAGCGGACCGACGCTGCGCTTTAACACCGACGCAGTCATCGCCGTGACCGGCGCCGCGCTCGCCGTGACACTCGACGACGTCGCACAACCGATGCACACCGCGCTCTTCGTCGCCGCCGGTTCGACACTGGCGCTCGGCGCGATCCGCGGTGCGGGCGCGCGAGCTTACCTGTGCGTGCGCGGCGGTCTCGACGTCGCGCGCTATCTCGGCAGCCGCAGCACGTTCACGCTCGGTCAGTTTGGTGGTCACGGCGGTCGGGCACTGCGCGCGGGCGATGTGCTGCATCTTCAGTCGCTCGCGGACCGCAGCACGGGTGCGGCACTGCCTCACGCGCTTACACCGCGACTCGAAGAGGTGCGCACTGTACGCGTGATCTACGGACCACACGGCGCCCCCGAATACTTCAGCGCGCGATACATCGAGCAGTTCCTCGCCACCGAATGGGAAATCCATTTCAATTCGAGCCGCACCGGCGTGCGATTGATCGGCCCGAAACCCGAATGGACCCGCGCGGACGGTGGCGAAGCCGGACTGCATCCGTCGAACATTCACGACAATCCGTATGCGGTCGGCGCGATCGATTTCACCGGCGACATGCCCGTGATCCTCGGTCCGGACGGCCCGAGCCTGGGCGGCTTCGTGTGCCCGGTGACGATCATCGAAGCCGACCTGTGGCAGATCGGCCAGTTGAAGGCCGGCGACAAGGTGCGCTTCGTGCCTGTCGATATCGCCGCGGCACGCGAGGCAGCACTAGCCCGCGCGCGCGAAGTGGCACAGCTCGACGCACAGGCATACACGTACGTATCTGAGCCTCCGCTGCTAGCGATAGCTTCCGGCAACCGGGCGCAGTCGGTCTCATCTCTCGCATCGCCGATCGTGCTCGACATCGGCCACGCAGACGAACGCCTCGTCGCGCGGCTGTCGGGCGACACGCATCTGTTGCTTGAAATCGGGCCCGCGGAACTCGACATCGCACTACGTTTTCGCGGCCACGCGCTGATGCAGGCACTCGAAGCGCTCGCCTTGCCGGGCGTGATCGATCTCACACCCGGCATCCGTTCATTGCAGGTTCACTACCAGCCGGAACAGCTTCCACTCGCGACGTTGCTCGTGCAAATAGAAGCACATTGGCAAGCAGTGCTGCAGCAACGCGATCTGCGTGTGCCGTCGCGAATCGTGCATCTGCCGCTGTCGTGGGACGACCCGGCCTGCCGTCTCGCGATCGACAAATACATGACCACCGTGCGCCCCGATGCGCCGTGGTGTCCGAGCAATCTCGAGTTCATCCGCCGGATCAACGATCTCGAATCGCTCGAAGCGGTGAAGCAGATCGTCTTCGATGCGCATTACCTGGTGATGGGGCTCGGCGATGTCTATCTCGGGGCGCCGGTCGCCACGCCGCTCGATCCGCGGCATCGCCTCGTCACGACGAAGTACAACCCGGCGCGCACATGGACTGCGGAGAATTCGGTGGGCATCGGCGGTGCATATCTGTGTGTGTACGGTATGGAAGGGCCTGGCGGCTACCAGTTCGTCGGCCGCACGCTGCAGATGTGGAACCGCTATCGCGAGATCGCGGATTTCGCGGGACGTCCGTACCTGCTGCGCTTTTTCGATCAGATCCGTTTCTACGAAGTCTCCGCCGACGAGCTACTGCGCATTCGCGCGGATTTTCCGCTCGGTCGTTATCCATTGAAAATCGAAACGGCCGAATTATCGCTTGCCGACTATCAGGCGTTTCTCGCGCGCGAAGCCGAGGGCATTGCGCGGTTCCGCACGCGTCAGCAGGCCGCGTTCGAAGCTGAACGTCAGCGCTGGCATGAAGCGGATGTTAGCGGCGCTACAACGGAAGCGTCGGAAGCGATCACTGTGGAGGTCGGCGATGCGCCGTTGCGTGACGACCAGATTGCCGTCGACAGCGAGATCGCCGGCAACCTGTGGCAGGTGCACGTGGCACCCGGCGCGACGGTCGCAGTGGGCGATGTACTGCTCGTGATCGAATCGATGAAGATGGAGATTTCCGTGGTTGCGCCGTGCGCGGGCACGATAGGCGAAATCCACGTTGCGCCCGGTTCACCGGTGCGGGCTGGACAGCGTGTGGTTGTGATCGACACGGTGTGA
- a CDS encoding urea amidolyase associated protein UAAP2, producing MTTTTLLTASPRNPADAVYREVLAAGEPWLKELKAGQTLRIHDLEGNQAVDTLFYSATDPRERYDPQRTLRRQQSLYLTTGTVLYSNLGNPLLTIVADTCGRHDTLGGACAQESNTVRYALEKRYMHSCRDNYLRACAHDGRLSKRDLGANINFFMNVPVTATGGLTFEDGISAPGKYVELRAEQDVIVLISNCPQLNNPCNAYNPTPAELLIWN from the coding sequence ATGACGACCACCACCCTGCTTACCGCCAGCCCGCGCAACCCCGCGGATGCCGTGTATCGCGAAGTCCTCGCCGCCGGCGAGCCGTGGCTGAAGGAACTGAAGGCCGGTCAGACGCTGCGCATTCATGACCTCGAAGGCAATCAGGCTGTCGATACGCTGTTCTACAGCGCCACCGATCCGCGTGAGCGCTACGATCCGCAGCGCACGTTGCGCCGCCAGCAGAGCCTCTATCTGACCACCGGCACCGTGCTGTATTCGAATCTCGGCAATCCGCTGCTGACCATCGTCGCGGATACCTGCGGGCGGCACGACACACTCGGTGGCGCATGTGCGCAGGAGAGCAACACCGTGCGCTATGCACTCGAGAAGCGCTACATGCACAGCTGCCGCGATAACTACCTGCGTGCGTGCGCACACGACGGCCGTCTGTCGAAGCGCGATCTCGGCGCGAACATCAATTTCTTCATGAACGTCCCCGTCACCGCGACCGGCGGCCTCACGTTCGAGGACGGCATCTCCGCGCCCGGCAAATACGTCGAGCTGCGCGCGGAGCAGGACGTGATCGTGCTGATCTCGAACTGCCCGCAATTGAACAACCCGTGCAACGCCTATAACCCCACGCCCGCGGAGCTGTTGATATGGAATTGA
- a CDS encoding urea amidolyase associated protein UAAP1: MNTSPILLEETLPGGGHTSLIVKRGQLLRITDLRGGANVSLLLFNAVEKSERLNLPDTLKCQHTAKLTQGHCLYSDMGRVLAAIVADTCGWHDSLGGVSDAREVHERYGTGRYQELRNAFFRNGTDNLLVELGKWGLGLADLLMTLNLFSRVDASETGTLNFVPGNSHAGDHVDLYAPMNTLVVLTAIQHPLDPHPEYAPRPVKLTLVAADPQVADICRTSCDENARGFANTERFFL, translated from the coding sequence ATGAACACCTCTCCCATATTGCTCGAAGAGACCTTGCCTGGCGGCGGTCACACTTCGCTGATCGTCAAACGCGGACAACTACTGCGTATCACCGATCTGCGTGGCGGCGCAAACGTCAGCCTGCTGCTCTTCAACGCAGTGGAAAAAAGCGAACGCCTGAACCTCCCCGACACGCTCAAATGTCAGCACACGGCCAAACTCACGCAAGGCCATTGCCTGTACTCAGACATGGGCCGTGTACTCGCGGCGATCGTCGCCGATACCTGCGGCTGGCACGACAGTCTGGGCGGTGTCTCGGATGCGCGCGAAGTACACGAGCGCTATGGCACGGGTCGCTATCAGGAGTTGCGCAACGCGTTCTTTCGCAACGGCACCGATAACCTGCTCGTCGAACTCGGCAAATGGGGACTCGGCCTCGCCGATCTGTTGATGACGCTAAACCTGTTCAGCCGCGTCGATGCAAGTGAAACCGGTACGCTTAACTTCGTGCCCGGCAATTCGCACGCGGGCGACCATGTCGATCTGTATGCGCCTATGAACACGCTGGTCGTACTTACCGCGATCCAGCATCCGCTCGATCCTCATCCCGAGTACGCACCCAGGCCAGTCAAGCTGACGCTCGTCGCAGCGGACCCACAGGTCGCGGACATCTGCCGGACCTCGTGCGACGAGAACGCACGCGGCTTTGCCAACACCGAGCGGTTCTTTCTTTAA
- a CDS encoding ABC transporter ATP-binding protein — MIEIRNVWKEYGDQVVLERVNLRIEDGEFCSMVGASGCGKSTFLRLLLGQERPTRGTILLDGAPLPAEPDAHRGVVFQRYSVFPHLSVLRNVLLGLELPHARFTGRLFGSRRLIARDEAVAMLTRVGLVDALDKYPHQLSGGMQQRLALAQALVMKPRVLLLDEPFGALDPGIRRDMHELLLKLWHETGLTIFMVTHDLKEGFTLGSRMLVFDKVRVDPQAPGAYGARITYNIPLERNRDAQHGSAAAMPHALAL, encoded by the coding sequence ATGATCGAAATCCGCAACGTCTGGAAAGAGTACGGCGACCAGGTCGTGCTTGAACGTGTGAACCTGCGTATCGAGGACGGCGAGTTCTGCTCGATGGTCGGTGCGTCGGGCTGCGGCAAATCGACCTTCCTGCGACTGCTGCTCGGTCAGGAACGGCCTACGCGCGGCACCATCCTGCTAGATGGCGCACCGTTGCCGGCGGAGCCCGACGCGCATCGCGGCGTCGTGTTTCAGCGCTACTCGGTGTTTCCACACCTGAGCGTGCTGCGCAACGTGCTGCTCGGTCTCGAACTGCCGCACGCGCGTTTCACCGGGAGACTGTTCGGCTCACGCCGATTGATCGCGCGCGACGAGGCTGTCGCAATGCTCACGCGCGTCGGTCTCGTTGATGCACTCGACAAATATCCGCATCAGTTGTCGGGCGGTATGCAGCAGCGCCTCGCACTCGCCCAGGCACTCGTGATGAAACCACGTGTGCTGTTACTCGACGAACCGTTCGGCGCGCTCGATCCAGGCATCCGCCGCGACATGCACGAACTGTTGCTGAAGCTGTGGCACGAAACCGGTCTGACAATCTTCATGGTCACACACGACCTGAAGGAAGGCTTCACGCTCGGCAGCCGGATGCTCGTCTTCGACAAGGTGCGCGTCGATCCGCAGGCGCCCGGCGCCTATGGCGCGCGCATCACCTACAACATTCCGTTAGAGCGCAACCGCGACGCGCAGCACGGCTCTGCCGCAGCGATGCCGCACGCCCTTGCGCTCTGA
- a CDS encoding ABC transporter permease, with protein sequence MRLINRHPSRSGALMLLLLPFVLLIAVYFTGSALRLQANPDDKLLPGATQMGTAIHEFAFTEDKRTGEYLLWQDTASSMRRLAIGLVASAALALVFGIFTGTLPLAGATLTPFITVISMIPPLAVLPILFIVFGLDELSKVVLIVIGITPMMIRDLQQRTREIPEELWVKAQTLGATSWTLILRVIVPQLLPRLLVAVRLALCSAWLFLIAAEAIASTDGLGYRIFLVRRYLAMDVILPYVMWITLLAWLIDEALRRVTQWAFPWYGEAR encoded by the coding sequence ATGCGACTCATCAACCGACACCCCAGCCGCAGCGGCGCGCTGATGCTGCTGTTGTTGCCGTTCGTGCTGCTGATCGCGGTGTACTTCACCGGTTCGGCATTGCGGCTGCAGGCCAACCCCGACGACAAGCTGTTGCCGGGCGCCACGCAGATGGGCACGGCGATACACGAGTTCGCGTTCACCGAGGACAAGCGTACCGGTGAGTACCTGCTCTGGCAGGACACCGCGTCGAGCATGCGGCGACTCGCGATCGGTCTCGTCGCGAGCGCGGCACTCGCACTCGTGTTCGGCATCTTTACCGGCACGCTGCCGCTCGCTGGCGCGACGCTCACGCCGTTCATCACTGTGATCTCGATGATTCCGCCGCTCGCTGTACTACCGATCCTGTTCATCGTGTTCGGTCTCGACGAGCTGTCGAAGGTCGTGCTGATCGTGATCGGCATCACACCGATGATGATTCGCGATCTCCAGCAGCGCACGCGCGAAATCCCTGAAGAGTTATGGGTGAAAGCGCAGACACTCGGCGCAACTAGCTGGACGCTGATCCTGCGCGTGATCGTGCCGCAATTGCTGCCGCGGCTCCTGGTCGCGGTGCGGCTTGCGTTGTGCTCAGCGTGGCTCTTTCTGATCGCCGCCGAAGCGATTGCGTCGACCGATGGCCTCGGCTACCGCATCTTCCTCGTGCGTCGCTACCTCGCGATGGATGTGATCCTGCCGTACGTCATGTGGATCACGCTGCTCGCGTGGCTGATCGACGAAGCGTTGCGCCGCGTCACGCAATGGGCGTTCCCCTGGTACGGCGAGGCCCGCTGA
- a CDS encoding putative urea ABC transporter substrate-binding protein has translation MRKLRLFAVAALLCVLSLSAATPSFAAGRKDFKVCWTIYAGWMPWGYAKTQGIVSKWAKKYGITVDVVQLNDYIESINQYTAGKFDGCAMTNMDALTIPATGGVDTTALIVSDYSNGNDGVLIKGNGKKLTDLKGQSINLVELSVSHYLLARGLETVGMSERDIKVVNTSDADISAAFATPSVHNAVTWNPMLAQLKAQPNVTEVFDSSRIPGEIMDMMAVNTKTLQDNPALGKALTGAWFEMMQLMHSDSADSRAALTSMAKASGTDLAGYKAQLSTTALFYTPQQALDFATSPNLPKIMTRVAQFSFDHGLLGQGAADAGAVGMAFDKGVVIGSKGNVKLRFDPAYVRMAAEGKL, from the coding sequence ATGCGCAAGCTCCGCCTGTTTGCTGTCGCCGCCTTACTCTGCGTTCTCTCTCTTTCCGCCGCCACTCCGTCGTTCGCCGCTGGACGCAAGGACTTCAAGGTCTGCTGGACCATCTACGCCGGCTGGATGCCGTGGGGTTATGCCAAGACCCAGGGCATCGTGTCGAAGTGGGCGAAGAAGTACGGCATCACCGTCGATGTCGTTCAGCTGAACGACTACATCGAATCGATCAACCAGTACACCGCCGGCAAGTTCGACGGCTGCGCGATGACCAACATGGACGCGCTGACCATTCCGGCAACCGGTGGCGTCGACACGACGGCGCTGATCGTCAGCGACTATTCGAACGGCAACGACGGCGTGCTCATCAAGGGCAACGGCAAGAAACTCACTGACCTGAAAGGCCAGTCGATCAATCTCGTCGAGCTGTCGGTCTCGCACTACCTGCTCGCACGCGGCCTTGAAACCGTCGGCATGAGCGAGCGCGACATCAAGGTGGTCAACACGTCCGACGCCGATATCTCCGCGGCGTTCGCTACGCCATCCGTTCACAACGCGGTGACGTGGAACCCGATGCTCGCGCAATTGAAGGCGCAACCCAACGTCACTGAAGTGTTCGATTCGAGCCGCATTCCCGGCGAGATCATGGACATGATGGCCGTCAACACGAAGACGCTGCAGGACAACCCCGCGCTTGGCAAAGCGCTCACGGGTGCCTGGTTCGAGATGATGCAACTGATGCACAGCGACAGCGCCGACAGCCGCGCAGCGTTGACCTCGATGGCGAAAGCGTCGGGCACCGATCTCGCGGGCTACAAGGCGCAACTCTCGACCACCGCGCTCTTCTACACGCCGCAACAGGCACTCGATTTCGCGACCAGCCCGAACCTGCCGAAGATCATGACGCGCGTCGCGCAGTTCTCTTTCGATCATGGCCTGCTCGGCCAGGGCGCGGCGGATGCCGGCGCGGTCGGCATGGCGTTCGACAAGGGCGTCGTGATCGGCAGTAAGGGCAATGTGAAGCTGCGCTTCGATCCGGCCTATGTGCGCATGGCCGCGGAAGGCAAGCTCTAG
- a CDS encoding DUF1097 domain-containing protein: protein MNHPRTSRQGYVLITVVAAVSAAIASATALALSLPVWAMFMGWIAFFSRGLTTRSTVENLGCVWLGISIGTLAATGIGMLAPALGVGVALPIVVFAVAIVVVGIRGMPVMNNLLAYFLGLVTWFASELAPSIENVVQLAAAGAIGSAAGWVSHFAPRWILRATGSVRQTT, encoded by the coding sequence ATGAACCACCCTCGTACTTCCCGTCAGGGCTACGTCCTGATTACCGTAGTCGCTGCTGTCTCGGCTGCTATCGCCTCCGCTACGGCCCTCGCGCTGTCGCTACCCGTCTGGGCCATGTTCATGGGCTGGATCGCATTTTTCTCGCGCGGGTTGACCACCCGGTCCACGGTCGAAAACCTGGGCTGTGTCTGGCTGGGCATATCGATCGGTACCCTGGCTGCCACGGGCATCGGCATGCTGGCGCCGGCGCTGGGTGTCGGTGTGGCGTTGCCGATCGTCGTGTTCGCGGTGGCGATCGTTGTCGTCGGGATTCGCGGCATGCCGGTGATGAACAACCTGCTCGCCTACTTCCTCGGTCTCGTCACCTGGTTTGCGTCGGAGCTCGCGCCGTCGATCGAGAACGTGGTGCAACTGGCGGCCGCCGGCGCAATCGGATCGGCTGCGGGCTGGGTGTCGCATTTCGCGCCGCGCTGGATACTTCGTGCGACCGGCAGCGTCCGGCAAACGACATGA
- a CDS encoding helix-turn-helix domain-containing protein — MNRKSRATSILAALPAQVVKKPSSRIPPEAIGQRLRHLRKSRDLSLSDASRLTGVPEATLSRIETSKMSPTFGMLYKIVEGLGFDWQDMLAAPSKAPSAVSVSRLDEIAFTRLADIPYSYALLHRGNTGGLTPLRMRVHATSVEEAGGLAGHTGLEFCYVLSGTLTLSFDGKEPATLVAGESALFSSATPHAYTTSQPDDTEILIVLTNRDSTVRF, encoded by the coding sequence ATGAACAGAAAGTCACGTGCCACATCGATTCTTGCGGCCCTTCCCGCCCAGGTGGTGAAAAAACCGTCGTCGCGCATTCCGCCGGAAGCCATCGGCCAACGCCTGCGGCATTTGCGCAAATCCAGAGATCTCTCGCTCTCCGATGCCTCTCGCCTGACGGGCGTGCCGGAAGCCACGCTGTCGCGCATCGAAACGAGCAAGATGTCGCCGACGTTTGGAATGCTCTACAAGATCGTCGAAGGGCTTGGCTTCGACTGGCAGGACATGCTCGCTGCACCGTCGAAAGCGCCGTCGGCGGTTAGTGTGTCGCGCCTCGACGAGATTGCGTTCACGCGTCTCGCCGATATTCCCTACAGCTACGCACTGCTGCATCGGGGGAATACCGGAGGGCTCACGCCGCTGCGAATGCGCGTCCACGCGACGAGCGTCGAGGAAGCCGGTGGACTTGCCGGACATACCGGCTTGGAATTCTGCTACGTGCTCTCGGGCACGCTGACGTTGAGCTTCGACGGCAAAGAACCGGCCACGCTGGTGGCCGGCGAAAGCGCGCTGTTCAGCAGCGCTACACCGCATGCGTACACGACGTCGCAGCCCGACGACACGGAGATTCTCATCGTGCTGACGAATCGGGATTCCACGGTTCGTTTCTGA
- a CDS encoding alpha/beta hydrolase family protein → MSTPSQASSGRYQKEGWVQWPGEPELSFQFARTLGGAQEGASLISECFAAASRMTPGDTESWYREWQVFAQKSEWRAEEAFARGRFRTASSNWLRASNYYRSSEFYLAHDDPRRVDTFDSVERCSHRYLAGLHPAGEVVAIPYENGAHLDAYFLPCADSSVRSPVVIAFGGLDEYKDELLHEMPKHALTRGMSLLLVDMPGQGGTLRRQKIVNRPDTHVPVGACIDYLLTRSDVDPAKIALYGASVGGVYAARAASFEKRLVATVSDSVMFDMSSLFEGWLATPERLIWRHLKWVFGCATAEEVVEKAKAFRLEGVINRIDMPYLVLQGTEDWLGLKTATDTYDYARANGVDAELRLFDPAETGAAHCQIDNPTLGQEFICDWLAGHLGIDQGAVRARMSALA, encoded by the coding sequence ATGTCGACACCATCGCAAGCTTCATCCGGTCGTTATCAGAAGGAAGGTTGGGTCCAGTGGCCCGGCGAGCCTGAACTGAGTTTCCAGTTCGCGCGGACGCTCGGCGGCGCGCAGGAGGGGGCGAGCCTGATCAGCGAGTGCTTCGCAGCGGCGTCGCGCATGACGCCTGGCGACACCGAGAGCTGGTATCGCGAGTGGCAGGTGTTCGCGCAGAAAAGCGAGTGGCGCGCCGAAGAGGCGTTCGCGCGTGGACGCTTTCGGACGGCTTCGAGCAACTGGCTACGCGCGTCGAACTACTACCGGTCGTCCGAGTTCTACCTGGCGCACGACGATCCGCGCCGCGTCGACACGTTCGACAGCGTCGAACGTTGCTCGCATCGCTATCTGGCCGGGCTGCATCCGGCCGGAGAGGTCGTGGCCATTCCGTACGAAAACGGCGCGCACCTCGACGCCTACTTTCTGCCATGCGCGGACAGCAGCGTTCGCTCGCCTGTCGTGATCGCGTTTGGCGGGCTGGACGAGTACAAGGACGAACTGCTGCACGAGATGCCAAAGCATGCGTTGACGCGCGGCATGTCGCTGTTGCTCGTGGACATGCCGGGCCAGGGTGGCACGCTGCGACGCCAGAAGATCGTCAATCGTCCGGATACGCACGTGCCGGTCGGCGCGTGCATCGACTATCTGCTGACGCGCTCCGATGTCGATCCCGCGAAAATCGCGCTGTATGGTGCGAGCGTCGGCGGTGTGTACGCGGCGCGTGCGGCGTCGTTTGAGAAGCGACTCGTCGCGACGGTGTCCGATTCCGTCATGTTCGATATGTCGTCGTTGTTCGAGGGCTGGCTCGCGACGCCGGAACGGTTGATCTGGCGACACCTGAAATGGGTGTTCGGTTGTGCGACCGCTGAAGAGGTCGTCGAAAAGGCCAAAGCGTTCCGGTTAGAAGGGGTGATCAACCGGATCGACATGCCTTATCTGGTGTTGCAGGGCACGGAAGACTGGCTCGGACTGAAAACAGCAACCGACACCTACGATTACGCCAGAGCGAATGGCGTCGATGCTGAACTGAGGCTGTTCGATCCTGCTGAAACAGGCGCCGCGCATTGTCAGATCGACAATCCGACGCTGGGTCAGGAATTTATCTGCGACTGGCTCGCTGGGCATCTTGGTATCGATCAGGGCGCCGTGCGCGCACGTATGTCGGCACTCGCTTGA